One Mycolicibacterium fortuitum subsp. fortuitum genomic window carries:
- a CDS encoding inositol-3-phosphate synthase, producing MSEHAGEIRVAIVGVGNCASSLVQGVQYYHNADENASVPGLMHVKFGPYHVRDVKFVAAFDVDAKKVGFDLSEAIFASENNTIKIADVPPTNVTVQRGPTLDGIGKYYADTIEVSDFEPVDVVQALKDAKVDVLVSYLPVGSEEADKFYAQCAIDAGVAFVNALPVFIASDPVWAKKFADAGVPIVGDDIKSQVGATITHRVMAKLFEDRGVTLDRTYQLNVGGNMDFLNMLERSRLESKKVSKTQAVTSNLTGSLAGKVEDKNVHIGPSDHVAWLDDRKWAYVRLEGRAFGDVPLNLEYKLEVWDSPNSAGVIIDAVRAAKIAKDRGIGGPIEAASAYLMKSPPKQIADDVARIELETFIQG from the coding sequence ATGTCTGAGCACGCAGGAGAAATCCGGGTCGCCATCGTCGGCGTCGGTAACTGCGCATCGTCCCTGGTCCAGGGCGTGCAGTACTACCACAACGCCGATGAGAACGCGTCCGTGCCGGGCTTGATGCACGTGAAGTTCGGCCCGTACCACGTGCGTGACGTCAAGTTCGTGGCCGCGTTCGACGTCGACGCCAAGAAGGTCGGCTTCGACCTGTCCGAGGCCATCTTCGCCTCCGAGAACAACACCATCAAGATCGCCGACGTGCCGCCGACCAACGTGACGGTGCAGCGCGGCCCGACCCTGGACGGCATCGGCAAGTACTACGCCGACACCATCGAGGTTTCCGACTTCGAGCCTGTCGACGTGGTCCAGGCGCTCAAGGACGCCAAGGTCGACGTGCTGGTCTCCTACCTCCCGGTCGGCTCCGAAGAGGCCGACAAGTTCTACGCCCAGTGCGCCATCGACGCGGGCGTGGCCTTCGTCAACGCCCTGCCCGTGTTCATCGCCTCCGACCCGGTGTGGGCCAAGAAGTTCGCCGACGCCGGTGTCCCGATCGTCGGCGACGACATCAAGAGCCAGGTCGGCGCGACCATCACCCACCGCGTGATGGCCAAGCTGTTCGAAGACCGCGGCGTCACGCTGGACCGCACCTACCAGCTCAACGTCGGCGGCAACATGGACTTCCTGAACATGCTGGAGCGCTCGCGCCTGGAGTCCAAGAAGGTCTCCAAGACCCAGGCCGTCACCTCCAACCTGACCGGCTCGCTGGCCGGCAAGGTCGAGGACAAGAACGTCCACATCGGCCCGTCCGACCACGTCGCGTGGCTCGACGACCGCAAGTGGGCGTACGTGCGCCTGGAGGGCCGCGCCTTCGGTGACGTCCCGCTGAACCTGGAGTACAAGCTCGAGGTGTGGGACTCGCCGAACTCGGCCGGCGTGATCATCGACGCGGTGCGCGCCGCCAAGATCGCCAAGGACCGCGGCATCGGCGGCCCCATCGAGGCAGCTTCCGCCTACCTGATGAAGAGCCCGCCCAAGCAGATCGCCGACGACGTCGCGCGTATCGAACTGGAGACCTTCATCCAGGGCTAG
- a CDS encoding glycosyltransferase family 87 protein, which translates to MTDRVSPAPPAGLDSPAPPAEDQRSADDRDLPSRNDRLAEALSQTVGGPVGRHALIGRSRFMTPLRVMFVIAVVFLALGYTSKAACLQTTGSGTAGQRVANWENNRAYYELCYSDTVPLYTAELLNQGKFPYKSSWVENDATGKPRMQYDGSPAIRYMEYPVLTGLYQYASMSLAKTYTALTKLVSVPVIAEVVMFFNISAFGLALAWLATIWATSRMAGRRVWDAALVAGSPIVIFQVFTNFDALATASAAGAMLAWSRRKPVWAGALIGIGVAAKLYPLLLFVPLVLLALRTGRLREVGKTALTAVVTWLVINLPIMVLFPRGWSEFFRLNTRRGDDMDSLYNVVKSFSDWQGFDPDLGFWQPPTVLNTVTAVLFASCCIAIGYIALTAPRRPRLAQLAFLVIAAFLLTNKVWSPQFSLWLVPLAVLALPHRRILLAWMTIDALVWVPRMLYLYGEANKGLPEQWFTTTVLLRDIAVIVLCALIIRQIYRPELDLVRHGGRIDDPTGGVFDRAPDNPPRLLPDWLRPSADRVRIEPKPGPEPELVDSASG; encoded by the coding sequence GTGACGGACCGGGTATCTCCGGCGCCGCCGGCCGGGTTGGATTCGCCGGCTCCGCCGGCAGAAGACCAGCGGAGCGCCGACGACCGCGACCTCCCCAGCCGCAATGACCGGCTGGCCGAGGCGCTGTCGCAGACCGTTGGCGGACCCGTCGGCCGGCATGCGTTGATCGGCCGCTCTCGGTTCATGACCCCACTGCGGGTGATGTTCGTGATCGCGGTGGTGTTCCTGGCTTTGGGCTATACCTCCAAGGCCGCGTGCCTGCAGACGACCGGCAGCGGGACAGCCGGCCAGCGGGTGGCCAACTGGGAGAACAACCGCGCCTACTACGAGCTGTGTTACTCCGACACCGTTCCGCTCTATACCGCGGAGTTGTTGAACCAGGGCAAGTTTCCCTACAAGTCCAGTTGGGTCGAGAACGACGCCACCGGCAAGCCCCGTATGCAGTACGACGGCAGTCCGGCGATCCGCTACATGGAATACCCGGTGCTGACGGGGCTTTACCAGTACGCGTCGATGTCGCTGGCCAAGACCTACACCGCGCTGACCAAGCTGGTGTCGGTGCCCGTCATCGCCGAAGTGGTGATGTTCTTCAACATCTCTGCGTTCGGTTTGGCGCTGGCCTGGCTGGCGACCATCTGGGCCACCTCTCGAATGGCCGGCCGGCGGGTCTGGGACGCGGCGCTGGTGGCGGGCTCACCGATCGTGATCTTCCAGGTGTTCACCAACTTCGACGCGCTTGCCACGGCTTCTGCGGCAGGCGCGATGCTGGCGTGGTCCCGGCGAAAACCGGTGTGGGCCGGAGCGTTGATCGGTATCGGGGTGGCGGCCAAGCTGTATCCGCTGCTGTTGTTCGTTCCGCTGGTGCTGCTCGCGTTGCGGACCGGGCGGCTGCGGGAGGTCGGCAAGACGGCACTGACGGCGGTTGTCACGTGGTTGGTGATCAACCTGCCGATCATGGTGCTGTTCCCGCGCGGATGGTCAGAGTTCTTCCGGCTCAACACCCGTCGCGGCGACGACATGGACTCGCTGTACAACGTGGTGAAGTCGTTCAGCGACTGGCAGGGCTTCGATCCGGATCTGGGTTTCTGGCAGCCGCCGACGGTGCTCAACACCGTCACCGCGGTGTTGTTCGCGTCGTGCTGTATCGCCATCGGCTACATCGCCCTGACGGCGCCGCGGCGGCCGCGGTTGGCGCAACTGGCATTCCTGGTGATCGCAGCATTCCTGTTGACCAACAAGGTGTGGAGCCCGCAGTTCTCGTTGTGGCTGGTGCCGCTGGCCGTGTTGGCGTTGCCGCATCGGCGAATCCTGTTGGCGTGGATGACGATCGATGCCCTGGTGTGGGTGCCGCGCATGCTCTATCTATACGGCGAGGCGAACAAGGGCCTGCCCGAGCAGTGGTTCACCACCACCGTGTTGCTTCGCGATATCGCGGTGATCGTGTTGTGCGCGTTGATTATTCGCCAGATCTACCGTCCGGAACTGGATCTGGTCCGTCACGGTGGGCGCATCGACGATCCCACGGGTGGGGTGTTCGACCGCGCGCCCGACAACCCACCGCGCTTGCTTCCGGACTGGCTGCGTCCCTCGGCCGATCGCGTGCGCATCGAGCCCAAACCGGGCCCCGAGCCGGAGCTCGTCGACTCAGCCTCGGGTTGA
- the ahpF gene encoding alkyl hydroperoxide reductase subunit F — MLDTSLAGQLKSLLERLTVPIELVSSLDDGPKSAELAELLTEIAAMSDKISYSRADDDARRPSFVIRRTGTDVEVRFAGIPLGHEFSSLALALLQVGGYPSKEAPELLEQVRNLGAGGAGNPAGADLHFETYFSLSCQNCPDVVQALNLMAILNPRISHVAIDGALFKDEVEQRKVLAVPTVFLNGELFDSGRMTLEQIIGKVDTGAAHRTAEAITEKDPFDVLVVGGGPAGAAAAIYAARKGIRTGVVAERFGGQVLDTMAIENYISVPHTEGPKYAAALEAHVGEYDVDVMKTQRGAKLLPAIDEGGLIEISLESGASLTARTVILATGARWRAMDVPGEAEYRNKGVTYCPHCDGPLFKGKRVAVVGGGNSGVEAAIDLAGVVSHVTLIEFDSVLRADEVLQRKLRSLPNVDILLSTLTTEVLGDGDQVTGLTYQDRTTGQSHNLELQGVFVQIGLLPNTEWLEGSVELSKRGEIVIDERGQTSVPGVFAAGDCTTVPFKQIVIAAGAGATAALSAFDHLIRTTAPVSG, encoded by the coding sequence ATGCTCGACACCTCACTCGCCGGCCAATTGAAGTCCCTGCTGGAGCGGCTGACCGTGCCGATCGAGCTGGTGTCCTCCCTCGATGACGGTCCCAAGTCCGCCGAACTCGCCGAACTGCTCACCGAGATCGCGGCGATGTCGGACAAGATCAGCTATTCGCGCGCCGACGACGATGCCCGGCGGCCGTCCTTCGTCATTCGCCGCACCGGCACCGACGTCGAGGTCCGGTTCGCCGGCATCCCGCTGGGCCACGAGTTCTCCTCGCTGGCGCTGGCACTGCTGCAGGTCGGCGGCTACCCGTCGAAGGAAGCCCCTGAGCTGCTCGAGCAGGTCCGCAACCTCGGCGCCGGCGGGGCCGGCAATCCGGCCGGCGCAGACCTGCATTTCGAGACCTACTTCTCGCTGTCCTGCCAGAACTGCCCCGACGTGGTGCAGGCGCTGAACCTGATGGCGATCCTCAACCCGCGCATCAGCCACGTCGCCATCGACGGCGCGCTGTTCAAGGACGAGGTCGAACAGCGCAAGGTGCTGGCGGTTCCCACCGTCTTCCTCAACGGTGAGTTGTTCGACTCCGGCCGTATGACGCTGGAGCAGATCATCGGGAAGGTCGACACCGGCGCCGCGCATCGCACCGCCGAGGCGATCACCGAGAAGGACCCCTTCGACGTGCTGGTGGTCGGCGGCGGACCCGCAGGGGCGGCGGCCGCAATCTACGCTGCCCGCAAGGGAATTCGCACCGGCGTGGTCGCCGAGCGGTTCGGCGGTCAGGTGCTCGACACCATGGCGATCGAGAACTACATCTCCGTTCCGCACACCGAGGGACCGAAGTACGCCGCGGCACTGGAAGCCCACGTCGGCGAGTACGACGTCGACGTGATGAAGACCCAGCGCGGCGCGAAGCTACTGCCCGCGATCGACGAGGGCGGGCTCATCGAGATCTCGCTGGAGAGCGGTGCCTCGCTGACCGCGCGGACCGTCATCCTCGCGACCGGTGCCCGCTGGCGCGCGATGGATGTGCCGGGTGAGGCCGAGTACCGCAACAAGGGTGTCACCTACTGCCCGCACTGCGACGGACCGCTGTTCAAGGGCAAGCGTGTCGCCGTAGTCGGCGGCGGCAACTCCGGCGTGGAGGCCGCGATCGACCTGGCCGGCGTCGTCTCCCACGTGACGCTGATCGAATTCGACTCGGTGCTGCGCGCCGACGAGGTGCTGCAGCGCAAGCTCCGCAGCCTGCCCAACGTCGACATCCTGCTGAGCACGCTGACCACCGAGGTCCTCGGCGACGGCGACCAGGTGACCGGACTGACCTACCAGGACCGCACCACGGGCCAGTCACACAACCTCGAGCTGCAGGGCGTCTTCGTCCAGATCGGACTGCTGCCCAACACCGAGTGGCTGGAAGGCAGCGTCGAACTGTCCAAACGCGGCGAGATCGTCATCGACGAGCGCGGCCAGACGTCGGTCCCGGGTGTGTTCGCCGCCGGTGACTGCACCACGGTGCCGTTCAAGCAGATCGTCATCGCCGCCGGAGCCGGCGCGACGGCAGCGCTGTCCGCGTTCGATCACCTGATCCGGACCACCGCCCCCGTCAGCGGCTGA
- a CDS encoding alpha/beta fold hydrolase: MSADVAPEISDEELLTLDEFALLPENAEQIGADGPLPTVSRIHDGPISMLKWGTAAPEVVFLHGGGQNAHTWDTVILGLGVPALAIDLPGHGRSAWREDGDYGPKLNAASLISTLQTHAPNPRLVVGMSLGGLTALRIAATEPALVPELVLVDVTPSAPERHEQMTQAQLGAVALVKGERNFPSFQAMLDVTVAASPHRSRESLRRGVFHNAKQLDDGTWTWRYDSLRVGDGFVGLWDDVPAITMPTTLIRGANSFFVNDEDADTFAKTAPGFRRTHVVADSGHSVQGDQPAALVELLRGVLNG, from the coding sequence ATGTCCGCAGACGTGGCCCCGGAGATTTCTGACGAGGAACTGCTGACCCTCGACGAGTTCGCGCTGCTGCCCGAGAACGCCGAGCAGATCGGCGCCGACGGTCCGCTGCCGACGGTGTCGCGGATCCACGACGGCCCGATCAGCATGCTGAAGTGGGGCACCGCGGCACCCGAGGTGGTGTTCCTGCACGGCGGTGGGCAGAACGCCCACACCTGGGACACCGTGATCCTCGGCCTCGGGGTGCCGGCGCTGGCGATTGATCTGCCCGGGCACGGGCGGTCGGCGTGGCGCGAGGACGGTGACTACGGTCCGAAACTTAATGCGGCGAGCCTGATTTCGACGCTGCAGACCCACGCTCCCAACCCACGCCTGGTGGTCGGGATGTCGCTGGGCGGGCTGACTGCGCTGCGCATCGCGGCGACCGAGCCCGCGCTGGTGCCCGAGTTGGTGCTGGTCGACGTCACCCCGTCCGCACCGGAGCGGCATGAACAGATGACCCAGGCGCAGTTGGGTGCGGTGGCGTTGGTGAAGGGCGAGCGGAACTTCCCCAGTTTTCAGGCGATGCTCGACGTCACCGTGGCGGCGTCGCCACATCGCAGCCGGGAGTCGTTGCGCCGCGGCGTCTTTCACAACGCCAAGCAACTCGACGACGGCACCTGGACCTGGCGGTACGACTCGCTGCGAGTCGGAGACGGTTTCGTCGGCCTATGGGATGACGTCCCGGCGATCACGATGCCGACCACCCTGATTCGCGGCGCGAACTCGTTCTTCGTCAACGACGAGGATGCCGACACCTTCGCCAAGACCGCACCCGGCTTCCGGCGCACCCACGTGGTCGCCGACTCGGGGCACTCGGTGCAGGGCGATCAACCGGCCGCCCTCGTGGAACTGTTGCGCGGCGTGCTCAACGGCTGA
- a CDS encoding PadR family transcriptional regulator, translating to MLELAVLGLLLESPMHGYELRKRLTGLLGAFRAFSYGSLYPALRRMQADGLIVEDAAPLGPTKVRRARRVYQLTDAGKQRFSELVADTGPQNFSDDGFGVHLAFFNRTPAEARMRILEGRRRQVEERREGLREAVARASSSFDRYTRQLHQLGLESSEREVKWLNELIAAERTAQGRPENI from the coding sequence ATGCTCGAGCTCGCAGTCCTGGGCCTCTTGCTCGAGTCACCCATGCACGGCTACGAGCTGCGCAAGCGATTGACGGGTCTGTTGGGGGCGTTCAGGGCGTTCTCGTATGGGTCTCTCTATCCGGCATTACGTCGCATGCAGGCCGACGGCCTGATCGTCGAGGACGCCGCACCCTTGGGCCCCACCAAGGTGCGCCGGGCTCGGCGGGTCTATCAGCTGACCGATGCCGGCAAACAGCGATTCAGCGAGTTGGTCGCCGATACGGGGCCACAGAACTTCTCCGACGACGGGTTTGGTGTCCACCTCGCCTTCTTCAACCGCACCCCGGCCGAGGCCAGGATGCGGATTCTGGAGGGGCGGCGCCGTCAGGTGGAGGAACGCCGGGAAGGTCTGCGTGAAGCCGTGGCGCGGGCCAGCAGCTCATTCGACCGCTACACCCGTCAGCTGCACCAACTGGGCCTCGAGTCCAGTGAACGAGAAGTCAAATGGCTCAACGAGCTGATCGCGGCCGAACGTACGGCGCAGGGGCGCCCGGAAAACATATGA
- a CDS encoding DUF1707 SHOCT-like domain-containing protein, with the protein MATRQTANTRAKDSDRNDTCKVLDDALGEGQLSMEEHRQRVSAATNATTLGELARLVEDLQNSNASVQMPKLAKPRLPQIRKPAGGWGLRLATAGVLVVLGIGIGWGLYGNTPSPLSFNPDPGAVPDGIEPVVLTPPTQLQSLNGVKGLFEQMRQKFGNTSGFELHIDPDSAMLYRADPQDSRKKVYYRYTGGWGDPSSDPRNVEDDDRLVDLAAFDYERVLGIMRGAPDTLNTKRADVKSTWLRITPSEDPSTPEAINIAVIVNSDFGGGSIDLYPDGTVKGMYRNNR; encoded by the coding sequence GTGGCAACTCGGCAGACCGCGAACACGCGGGCCAAGGACAGTGATCGCAACGACACCTGCAAGGTGCTCGACGACGCACTCGGCGAGGGCCAGCTGTCCATGGAGGAGCACCGTCAGCGGGTGTCGGCGGCCACCAACGCCACGACCCTGGGCGAGCTTGCCCGCCTGGTCGAGGACCTGCAGAACTCCAACGCATCGGTGCAGATGCCGAAACTCGCCAAGCCCCGCCTGCCGCAGATCCGCAAGCCCGCCGGCGGCTGGGGGCTACGTCTGGCCACCGCCGGCGTCCTCGTCGTACTCGGCATCGGTATCGGTTGGGGGCTGTACGGAAACACGCCCTCACCGTTGAGTTTCAATCCCGACCCGGGAGCGGTGCCGGACGGCATCGAGCCGGTGGTGCTGACCCCGCCGACCCAGCTGCAATCGCTCAACGGTGTCAAAGGCCTGTTCGAGCAGATGCGCCAGAAGTTCGGCAACACCAGCGGCTTCGAACTGCACATCGATCCCGATTCGGCCATGTTGTACCGAGCCGACCCCCAGGACAGCCGAAAGAAGGTCTACTACCGGTACACCGGCGGCTGGGGCGACCCGAGCTCGGATCCGCGCAATGTCGAGGACGACGATCGGCTCGTCGACCTGGCGGCTTTCGACTATGAGCGGGTCCTCGGGATCATGCGGGGCGCGCCCGACACGCTCAACACCAAACGGGCCGATGTGAAGAGCACGTGGCTGCGCATCACACCGTCCGAAGACCCCTCGACGCCTGAGGCCATCAACATCGCTGTCATCGTCAACAGCGATTTCGGCGGCGGCAGCATCGACCTGTACCCCGACGGCACGGTCAAGGGGATGTACCGCAACAACCGGTGA
- the ahpC gene encoding alkyl hydroperoxide reductase subunit C: MALINKQIKPFSATAYKNGAFIPVSDADIKGKWAIFFFYPADFTFVCPTELGDLADHYEELQRLGVEVFSVSTDTHFTHKAWHDSSDTIGKIQYAMIGDPTLQISTDFEVLREGQGLADRGTFLVDPDGVVQFTEVTAEGIGRNAAELVRKVKAAQYVRNHPGEVCPAKWEEGEETLAPSLELVGKI, translated from the coding sequence ATGGCCCTGATCAACAAGCAGATCAAGCCGTTCTCCGCGACCGCATACAAAAACGGCGCATTCATTCCTGTGTCGGACGCCGACATCAAGGGCAAGTGGGCCATTTTCTTCTTCTACCCGGCCGACTTCACCTTCGTCTGCCCGACCGAACTCGGCGACCTGGCCGACCACTACGAGGAGCTGCAGCGCCTCGGTGTCGAGGTGTTCTCGGTGTCCACCGACACCCACTTCACCCACAAGGCCTGGCACGACTCGTCCGACACGATCGGCAAGATCCAGTACGCCATGATCGGCGACCCGACCCTGCAAATCAGCACCGACTTCGAGGTGCTCCGTGAGGGTCAGGGCCTGGCCGACCGCGGCACCTTCCTGGTCGACCCCGACGGCGTCGTCCAGTTCACCGAGGTCACCGCCGAGGGCATCGGCCGCAACGCCGCCGAGCTGGTCCGCAAGGTCAAGGCCGCCCAGTACGTGCGCAACCACCCGGGCGAGGTCTGCCCGGCCAAGTGGGAAGAGGGCGAAGAGACCCTGGCCCCGTCGCTGGAACTCGTCGGCAAGATCTAG
- a CDS encoding transglycosylase domain-containing protein, giving the protein MPPDDRLTTVLPPVRDGGPAPLDVVRAAMDGTPPPKPPPPKSPPPGGGRGSGPAGPSGPSGPGPKTTRQFHINWKLVRRLSIAAVVAMILLPLVTFGMAYMIVDVPQPGDIRTNQVSTILASDGSEIAKIVPPEGNRVDVGIDKIPEHVRNAVMAAEDRDFYTNPGFSFTALLRAIKNNLVGGDLQGGSTITQQYVKNALVGDERSGIGGLIRKAKELVISTKMASEWSKDAVMQAYLNMIYFGRGSYGIAAAAKAYFDKPVEQLNVAEGALMAALIQRPSTLDPAVDPEGAAERWNWVLDGMVDMGALSAEERAGQVFPPTVPPDQARQANQTTGPNGLIERQVTKELLDLFDISEQALNTEGLQVTTTIDPQAQQAAENAVSKYMDGQDPDMRTAVVSIDPRDGAVKAYYGGSDANGFDFAQAGLPTGSSFKVFALVAALQQGIGLGYQVDSGPLTVNGIKISNVEGEGCGTCSIAEALKRSLNTSYYRLMLKLEHGPEDVAKAAHDAGVAESFPGVEHTLSEDGKGGPPNNGVVLGQYQSRVIDMASAYATLAASGVYHKPHFVQKVVNSSGQVLFDASSQDNGEQRIDKAVADNVTSAMQPIAGWSRGHNLAGGRASAAKTGTNQLGDTGDNRDAWMVGYTPSLSTAVWVGTSEGVKPLKTASGGPVYGSGLPSDIWKSTMDGALKGTDNESFPKPTEIGGYAGVPQAPPPPPAPGTPGGPPIAVMPSETVIQPTIEVAPGITIPIGPPTTVPIGPPPGAPVVPGGPEVPMPPPPP; this is encoded by the coding sequence GTGCCGCCCGATGACCGACTGACCACGGTGCTACCCCCCGTGCGTGACGGTGGGCCCGCGCCCCTGGACGTGGTCCGGGCGGCCATGGACGGCACTCCGCCACCGAAGCCGCCGCCACCCAAGTCCCCGCCGCCGGGAGGCGGACGTGGGTCGGGCCCTGCGGGACCGTCCGGTCCGTCGGGGCCGGGACCGAAGACGACACGGCAGTTCCACATCAACTGGAAGTTGGTGCGCCGGCTGTCGATAGCCGCGGTGGTCGCGATGATCCTGCTCCCGCTGGTGACCTTCGGTATGGCGTACATGATCGTCGATGTCCCGCAGCCCGGTGACATCCGGACCAATCAGGTGTCGACGATCTTGGCCAGCGACGGCAGCGAGATCGCCAAGATCGTGCCGCCCGAAGGCAACCGGGTCGACGTCGGTATCGACAAGATCCCCGAGCACGTCCGCAACGCGGTGATGGCCGCCGAGGACCGCGATTTCTACACCAATCCGGGCTTCTCGTTCACCGCGCTGTTGCGCGCCATCAAGAACAACTTGGTCGGCGGCGATCTGCAGGGCGGCTCGACCATCACCCAGCAGTACGTCAAGAACGCGCTCGTCGGCGACGAGCGTTCGGGCATCGGCGGTCTGATCCGTAAGGCCAAGGAACTCGTCATCTCGACCAAGATGGCCAGCGAATGGTCCAAAGACGCTGTGATGCAGGCGTATCTGAACATGATCTATTTCGGTCGTGGCTCCTACGGGATCGCGGCTGCGGCCAAGGCCTACTTCGACAAGCCCGTCGAGCAGCTCAACGTCGCCGAAGGCGCGCTGATGGCCGCCCTGATCCAGCGGCCGTCGACACTGGACCCCGCCGTGGATCCGGAAGGCGCTGCCGAGCGCTGGAATTGGGTGCTCGACGGCATGGTCGACATGGGCGCGCTGTCGGCCGAGGAACGCGCCGGTCAGGTGTTCCCGCCGACCGTGCCGCCGGACCAGGCCCGCCAGGCGAATCAGACCACCGGCCCGAACGGACTGATCGAACGTCAGGTCACCAAGGAGCTTTTGGACCTGTTCGACATCAGCGAGCAGGCCCTGAACACCGAGGGCCTGCAGGTCACCACCACGATCGACCCGCAAGCCCAGCAGGCAGCGGAGAACGCGGTGTCCAAGTACATGGACGGCCAGGATCCCGACATGCGGACGGCCGTGGTCTCCATCGATCCGCGCGACGGTGCGGTCAAGGCCTATTACGGCGGCTCGGATGCCAACGGCTTCGATTTCGCGCAAGCCGGTCTGCCGACGGGCTCGTCGTTCAAGGTGTTCGCTCTGGTCGCCGCCCTGCAACAGGGCATCGGCCTGGGCTACCAGGTCGACAGTGGGCCGCTCACGGTGAACGGCATCAAGATCAGCAACGTCGAAGGTGAGGGGTGCGGCACCTGCTCCATCGCCGAGGCGCTCAAGCGGTCGCTGAACACCAGCTACTACCGGCTCATGCTCAAGCTGGAGCACGGTCCCGAAGACGTGGCCAAGGCCGCGCACGACGCCGGCGTGGCCGAGAGTTTCCCGGGCGTGGAGCACACGCTGTCCGAGGACGGCAAGGGCGGCCCGCCGAACAACGGTGTGGTGCTGGGCCAGTACCAGTCCCGGGTGATCGACATGGCTTCGGCCTATGCCACGCTCGCGGCCTCCGGCGTCTATCACAAGCCACACTTCGTGCAGAAGGTGGTGAACTCATCGGGACAGGTGTTGTTCGACGCGTCCAGCCAGGACAACGGTGAGCAGCGCATCGACAAGGCCGTGGCCGACAACGTCACTTCGGCGATGCAGCCGATCGCCGGATGGTCGCGCGGGCACAACCTGGCCGGCGGACGCGCCTCGGCCGCCAAGACGGGCACCAACCAGCTCGGCGACACCGGTGACAACCGCGATGCCTGGATGGTCGGCTACACGCCGTCGCTTTCGACCGCGGTCTGGGTGGGTACCTCCGAGGGCGTGAAACCGTTGAAGACAGCGTCCGGAGGGCCGGTCTACGGCTCGGGCCTGCCATCGGACATCTGGAAATCCACCATGGACGGTGCGCTGAAAGGCACGGACAACGAGTCGTTCCCGAAGCCGACCGAGATCGGTGGCTATGCCGGTGTGCCGCAGGCTCCGCCGCCTCCGCCTGCCCCCGGTACGCCGGGCGGCCCGCCGATCGCGGTGATGCCTTCGGAGACCGTGATCCAGCCGACCATCGAAGTGGCTCCCGGCATCACGATCCCGATCGGGCCGCCGACGACCGTGCCGATCGGCCCGCCGCCCGGAGCACCCGTCGTGCCCGGCGGACCCGAAGTCCCGATGCCCCCGCCGCCTCCGTGA
- a CDS encoding DUF5318 domain-containing protein: protein MRLQRQVVDYALRRRSLLAEVYSGRTGVSEVCDANPYLLRAAKFHGKQSSVMCPICRKEQLTLVSWVFGDHLGPVSGSARTAEELVMLATRYDEFAVHVVEVCRTCSWNHLVKSYVLGAPRPPKARGTRGTRKSARTASE, encoded by the coding sequence GTGCGATTGCAGAGACAGGTGGTGGACTACGCGCTTCGGCGGCGGTCCCTGCTGGCTGAGGTCTATTCGGGGCGCACCGGCGTCTCGGAGGTCTGTGATGCCAACCCGTACCTGCTGCGCGCGGCAAAGTTTCACGGCAAGCAAAGTTCGGTGATGTGTCCGATCTGCCGTAAAGAACAGCTCACGCTGGTGTCGTGGGTTTTCGGTGATCATCTGGGTCCGGTGTCGGGCTCGGCGCGCACCGCGGAGGAGCTGGTGATGTTGGCAACTCGTTACGACGAGTTCGCAGTCCATGTGGTTGAGGTATGCCGCACCTGCAGTTGGAATCATCTGGTCAAGTCATATGTCCTGGGCGCGCCTCGGCCGCCGAAGGCACGTGGCACTCGAGGCACGCGCAAATCGGCGCGTACGGCCAGTGAATAA